A single region of the Brachypodium distachyon strain Bd21 chromosome 3, Brachypodium_distachyon_v3.0, whole genome shotgun sequence genome encodes:
- the LOC100843688 gene encoding copper transport protein ATX1 produces the protein MASETVVLKVAMSCEGCSGAVKRVLTKMQGVETFDIDMKEQKVTVKGNVKPEDVFQTVSKTGKKTSFWEAEATSAPVPAAETTPEAPPANTDA, from the exons ATGGCCTCCGAG ACTGTTGTCCTCAAGGTTGCCATGTCGTGCGAAGGATGTTCAGGAGCGGTTAAAAGGGTCCTCACCAAAATGCAAG GCGTCGAGACCTTCGACATAGACATGAAGGAGCAGAAGGTGACTGTGAAGGGCAATGTCAAACCAGAAGACGTCTTCCAGACGGTTTCCAagacggggaagaagacctctTTCTGGGAGGCCGAAGCCACTTCGGCACCGGTACCTGCCGCCGAGACTACACCGGAAGCACCCCCGGCCAATACTGATGCTTGA
- the LOC100843994 gene encoding zinc finger A20 and AN1 domain-containing stress-associated protein 5, translating into MAEEQQQRWQEEGHHRLCANNCGFFGSPATLDLCSKCYCDRHGQQAPAASPFLLSSSSAAAAAASEPCAAAASESSYSAPAPAPAAKAGRCASCRKRVGLTGFTCRCGVTFCGTHRYPERHACGFDFKAAGRDAIARANPVVKGDKLKEKI; encoded by the coding sequence ATGGcggaagagcagcagcagaggtggCAGGAGGAGGGCCACCACCGGCTGTGCGCCAACAACTGCGGCTTCTTCGGCAGCCCGGCCACGCTCGACCTCTGCTCCAAGTGCTACTGCGATCGCCACGGCCAGCAagcgcccgccgcctcgcccttcttgctctcttcctcctccgccgccgcggccgccgcctcggaaCCGTGTGCCGCGGCCGCCTCTGAGTCGTCGtactcggcgccggcgccggcgccggcggcgaaggcgggcAGGTGCGCGAGCTGCAGGAAGCGGGTGGGGCTGACGGGCTTCACGTGCCGGTGCGGGGTCACCTTCTGCGGGACACACCGGTACCCGGAGCGGCACGCCTGCGGCTTCGACTTCAAGGCCGCCGGCCGCGACGCCATCGCGCGCGCCAACCCCGTCGTCAAGGGCGACAAGCTCAAGGAGAAGATCTGA
- the LOC100844295 gene encoding poly [ADP-ribose] polymerase 3, which produces MVHETRSRTHAAEEGKAAPKRQKAENKEQEGGQQAPAKNKKSVEPEASTKTKKLKADQSELNGKDSATKEFMGFCKAIREHLSIDDMRKILEANEQDASGSEDAVVPSCEDMLFYGPLEKCPICGGQLECMGWKYKCTGKYSEWASCVFRTNNPPRKGGPIKVPDDVSNDFVNKWLKQQEGKGYPKRDMDEEAHIFSGMMIALSGRMSRSHAYFREQIMKHGGKVSNSVLGVTCVVASPAERDRGGSGGFAEALERGTPIVSENWIVDSIQKKEAQPLAAYDIVSDVVPEGKGLPLDKLDPSEEAIETLAAELKLAGKRSVHKDSKLDKDGGRIFEDDGVIYNCAFSVCDLGSEMNQFCIMQLIMVPDNRLHLYYKKGPIGHDQMAEERVEDFGSRVNDAIKEFVRLFEEVTGNEFEPWEREKKFEKKSMKMYPLDMDVGYDVRHGGVALRHLGSAAAHCKLDPSISFLLKQLCSQEIYRYALTEMAQDLPDLPVGMLTDLHLKRGEEMLLQWIRDAEPAPESRPAADAFWIEISNKWFTLFPTTRPYTMRGFEQIADNVASGFETIRDINVASHLIGDTFGSTLDDPLSECYKKLGCSINCVVEDSEDYKMIAKYLEKTYEPVKVDDVVYGVSIDRIYAVESSAFPSYNDIKNLPNKVLLWCGTRSSNLLRHIHKGFLPAVCHLPVPGYMFGKAIVCSDAAAEAARYGFTAVDRPEGYLVLAVASLGEEIKEITGTPGAEDVKSMEEKKVGVKGVGRKTTDDSEHITWRDDVKVPCGKLVPSGNKDGPLEYNEFAVYDPKQVSIQFLVGVRYEEQNMELVPDE; this is translated from the exons ATG GTACACGAGACAAGATCACGGACGCATGCGGCTGAAGAAGGGAAGGCTGCCCCGAAAAGACAGAAGGCTGAAAACAAAGAGCAGGAAGGGGGGCAGCAGGCGCCcgccaagaacaagaagtcGGTCGAGCCTGAGGCGTCAACAAAGACCAAGAAGCTCAAAGCTGATCAATCTGAGCTAAATGGAAAGGATAGTGCCACGAAAGAGTTCATGGGCTTCTGCAAGGCCATAAGAGAACACCTCTCCATTGATGACATGCGCAAGATCCTTGAAGCCAATGAGCAAGATGCTTCTGGATCAGAAGATGCAGTTGTTCCGAGCTG CGAGGATATGTTGTTCTACGGGCCTCTCGAAAAGTGCCCGATTTGTGGTGGTCAGCTTGAGTGTATGGGGTGGAAATACAAGTGTACCGGGAAATACAGTGAGTGGGCTAGCTGCGTTTTCCGCACTAACAATCCTCCAAGGAAAGGTGGTCCTATAAAGGTCCCGGATGACGTGAGCAATGATTTTGTGAACAAG TGGCTGAAGCAACAAGAAGGGAAGGGTTACCCTAAACGTGATATGGATGAAGAGGCCCATATCTTCTCGGGCATGATGATTGCATTGTCTGGACGGATGTCACGCTCACAT GCTTATTTCAGGGAGCAAATTATGAAGCATGGAGGAAAAGTCAGTAATTCTGTGCTTG GTGTCACATGTGTGGTTGCTTCTCCAGCTGAGAGAGATAGAGGTGGCTCGGGAGGATTTGCTGAAGCACT GGAGCGTGGAACTCCTATCGTCAGTGAGAACTGGATAGTTGATAGCATCCAGAAGAAGGAAGCCCAACCTTTGGCTGCTTATGACATTGTATCTGATGTTGTTCCGGAAGGCAAAGGACTACCACTGGACAAGCTTGATCCAAGTGAGGAGGCCATTGAGACTCTTGCTGCAGAG CTGAAGCTTGCTGGCAAAAGATCAGTCCATAAGGACTCTAAACTGGACAAAGATGGTGGGCGTATCTTTGAGGACGATGGTGTCATCTACAATTGTGCCTTTTCGGTGTGCGACTTGGGATCTGAGATGAACCA GTTTTGCATTATGCAGCTGATCATGGTACCTGACAACCGCTTACACCTTTACTACAAAAAGGGTCCGATTGGCCATGATCAGATGGCAGAGGAACGAGTTGAGGATTTTGGTAGCCGTGTCAATGATGCTATTAAGGAATTTGTTCGTCTGTTTGAGGAGGTTACTGGAAATGAGTTCGAGCcatgggagagagaaaagaagtttGAGAAGAAGAGTATGAAGATGTACCCCTTGGACATG GATGTTGGTTACGATGTGCGTCATGGAGGTGTGGCACTTCGTCATTTGGGATCTGCAGCAGCACACTGCAAGCTTGACCCTTCCATCTCTTTTCTTCTAAAGCAATTGTGCAGCCAAGAAATATATAG GTATGCTTTGACAGAGATGGCCCAAGATCTGCCTGACCTTCCTGTTGGGATGCTTACAGATCTCCATTTGAAGAGAG GGGAGGAAATGCTACTTCAGTGGATTCGAGATGCGGAACCAGCGCCGGAGTCCCGCCCTGCTGCTGATGCATTCTGGATAGAAATAAGCAACAAGTGGTTCACCCTATTCCCCACAACTCGGCCATATACAATGAGGGGATTTGAACAGATCGCTGACAAC GTGGCCTCTGGTTTCGAGACGATCCGTGACATAAATGTTGCTTCTCATCTTATAGGGGATACATTTGGGTCAACCTTAGATGACCCACTGTCTGAATGCTACAAGAAGCTCGGTTGTTCAATCAACTGTGTTGTTGAGGATTCAGAGGATTACAAGATGATTGCTAAGTATCTGGAGAAAACATATGAACCTGTCAAGGTTGATGATGTG GTTTATGGTGTGTCCATTGATCGGATATATGCTGTTGAGTCCAGTGCATTTCCTTCTTATAACGACATCAAGAATTTACCAAACAAAGTTCTTCTCTGGTGTG GAACTAGAAGCTCAAACTTGCTCAGGCATATACATAAAGGTTTCCTGCCTGCTGTTTGTCATCTACCTGTGCCAGGATACATG TTTGGTAAAGCTATAGTCTGCTCGGACGCAGCAGCCGAGGCTGCTCGCTATGGCTTCACGGCGGTGGATCGTCCAGAAGGATACCTGGTCTTGGCAGTGGCTTCTCTGGGAGAGGAGATCAAAGAGATAACAGGCACCCCGGGGGCAGAG GATGTGAAATCTATGGAGGAAAAGAAGGTCGGCGTGAAGGGGGtagggaggaagacgacggaCGACTCGGAGCACATCACCTGGAGGGACGACGTGAAGGTGCCATGCGGCAAGCTGGTGCCTTCTGGAAACAAGGATGGGCCGCTCGAGTACAACGAGTTCGCCGTCTACGATCCGAAGCAG GTGAGCATACAGTTCCTGGTTGGGGTGAGGTACGAGGAGCAGAACATGGAGCTGGTGCCAGACGAGTGA
- the LOC100844596 gene encoding probable sodium/metabolite cotransporter BASS4, chloroplastic isoform X2 has protein sequence MVTHHPSLLRAPFPTGLRHRTSHAFLLTAAAHSPPPPPLRLRSLRAAAGEASPVVDDGGKRATPPSLGAKVLDFARSNFLPLALTGGVAFGLLDPTLGCLAHKCSLSKYSTFGIFLISGLTLHTKELGAALEAWPAGLFGLGSILLFTPFLAQFIVQIQFFPHEFITGLAMFCCMPTTLSSGVTLTQLVGGNSALALAMTVLSNLLGIMFVPVSLAKYIGAGAGVSLPSEKLFKSLVNTLLIPLILGKVARETSKDIAEFVDGNRKSFSVISAVLLSLVPWIQVSRSRSLLLSIQAKAFATTVTIGVLLHLALLAFNATALQVLSCFKQKEESVFARKDYARAVILVASQQTLMFGSQATSLRELSHDVRGELETEERVGCNLIAPAWSRTRDLLALIS, from the exons ATGGTCACCCACCACCCCTCCCTGCTCCGGGCACCCTTCCCCACTGGCCTCCGCCATCGGACCTCCCACGCTTTTCTTCTCACTGCGGCCGCTcactctcctcctccgcctcccctccgCCTGCGGTCtctgcgcgccgccgctggggaGGCCTCACCG GTTGTTGACGATGGAGGCAAACGCGCGACGCCTCCCTCACTGGGAGCCAAGGTGCTCGACTTCGCGCGGAGCAACTTCCTCCCACTGG CTCTAACTGGCGGGGTTGCTTTCGGTCTCCTGGATCCTACCCTTGGGTGCCTTGCTCATAAATGTTCCCTGTCAAAATATAGCACTTTTGGGATATTCCTTATCTCAG GACTGACTCTGCATACCAAGGAGCTTGGTGCAGCATTAGAAGCTTGGCCTGCTGGACTTTTTGGACTA GGCTCGATTTTGCTGTTCACACCCTTTCTTGCACAGTTTATTGTCCAAATTCAGTTCTTCCCTCATGAATTTATCACTG GGTTGGCTATGTTTTGTTGCATGCCGACAACATTATCAAGTGGAGTGACACTAACACAG CTTGTTGGCGGTAATTCTGCACTTGCTCTTGCAATGACAGTCCTATCCAATCTACTGGGCATTATGTTT GTACCTGTTTCTCTTGCAAAGTACattggagctggagctggggTGTCTTTGCCAAGTGAGAAACTGTTCAAAAGTCTGGTCAACACCCTTTTAATCCCCCTTATTTTAGGCAAG GTTGCCCGAGAAACCTCAAAAG ATATTGCTGAATTTGTTGATGGAAATCGGAAGAGCTTTTCAGTTATAAGTGCTGTTCTCCTCAGCCTA GTTCCATGGATACAAGTAAGTAGATCAAGATCGCTGCTCTTGTCCATTCAAGCAAAAGCTTTTGCTACTACAGTGACTATTGGAGT GCTTCTACATCTTGCTCTGTTAGCTTTCAATGCTACAGCACTGCAGGTCTTGTCATGTTTTAAACAGAAAGAAGAATCGGTATTTGCGAGAAAAGACTATGCACGAGCTGTCATTTTAGTGGCCAGTCAG CAGACCCTGATGTTTGGGTCGCAGGCAACAAGCTTACGGGAGCTCAGCCATGATGTTCGTGGAGAACTGGAGACAGAAGAGAGAGTGGGCTGCAATTTAATTGCGCCAGCCTGGTCTCGAACTCGAGATCTCTTGGCTCTGATATCATGA
- the LOC100844596 gene encoding probable sodium/metabolite cotransporter BASS4, chloroplastic isoform X3 yields the protein MVTHHPSLLRAPFPTGLRHRTSHAFLLTAAAHSPPPPPLRLRSLRAAAGEASPVVDDGGKRATPPSLGAKVLDFARSNFLPLALTGGVAFGLLDPTLGCLAHKCSLSKYSTFGIFLISGLTLHTKELGAALEAWPAGLFGLGSILLFTPFLAQFIVQIQFFPHEFITGLAMFCCMPTTLSSGVTLTQLVGGNSALALAMTVLSNLLGIMFVPVSLAKYIGAGAGVSLPSEKLFKSLVNTLLIPLILGKVARETSKDIAEFVDGNRKSFSVISAVLLSLVPWIQVSRSRSLLLSIQAKAFATTVTIGVLLHLALLAFNATALQVLSCFKQKEESVFARKDYARAVILVASQATSLRELSHDVRGELETEERVGCNLIAPAWSRTRDLLALIS from the exons ATGGTCACCCACCACCCCTCCCTGCTCCGGGCACCCTTCCCCACTGGCCTCCGCCATCGGACCTCCCACGCTTTTCTTCTCACTGCGGCCGCTcactctcctcctccgcctcccctccgCCTGCGGTCtctgcgcgccgccgctggggaGGCCTCACCG GTTGTTGACGATGGAGGCAAACGCGCGACGCCTCCCTCACTGGGAGCCAAGGTGCTCGACTTCGCGCGGAGCAACTTCCTCCCACTGG CTCTAACTGGCGGGGTTGCTTTCGGTCTCCTGGATCCTACCCTTGGGTGCCTTGCTCATAAATGTTCCCTGTCAAAATATAGCACTTTTGGGATATTCCTTATCTCAG GACTGACTCTGCATACCAAGGAGCTTGGTGCAGCATTAGAAGCTTGGCCTGCTGGACTTTTTGGACTA GGCTCGATTTTGCTGTTCACACCCTTTCTTGCACAGTTTATTGTCCAAATTCAGTTCTTCCCTCATGAATTTATCACTG GGTTGGCTATGTTTTGTTGCATGCCGACAACATTATCAAGTGGAGTGACACTAACACAG CTTGTTGGCGGTAATTCTGCACTTGCTCTTGCAATGACAGTCCTATCCAATCTACTGGGCATTATGTTT GTACCTGTTTCTCTTGCAAAGTACattggagctggagctggggTGTCTTTGCCAAGTGAGAAACTGTTCAAAAGTCTGGTCAACACCCTTTTAATCCCCCTTATTTTAGGCAAG GTTGCCCGAGAAACCTCAAAAG ATATTGCTGAATTTGTTGATGGAAATCGGAAGAGCTTTTCAGTTATAAGTGCTGTTCTCCTCAGCCTA GTTCCATGGATACAAGTAAGTAGATCAAGATCGCTGCTCTTGTCCATTCAAGCAAAAGCTTTTGCTACTACAGTGACTATTGGAGT GCTTCTACATCTTGCTCTGTTAGCTTTCAATGCTACAGCACTGCAGGTCTTGTCATGTTTTAAACAGAAAGAAGAATCGGTATTTGCGAGAAAAGACTATGCACGAGCTGTCATTTTAGTGGCCAGTCAG GCAACAAGCTTACGGGAGCTCAGCCATGATGTTCGTGGAGAACTGGAGACAGAAGAGAGAGTGGGCTGCAATTTAATTGCGCCAGCCTGGTCTCGAACTCGAGATCTCTTGGCTCTGATATCATGA
- the LOC100844596 gene encoding probable sodium/metabolite cotransporter BASS4, chloroplastic isoform X1 — protein MVTHHPSLLRAPFPTGLRHRTSHAFLLTAAAHSPPPPPLRLRSLRAAAGEASPVVDDGGKRATPPSLGAKVLDFARSNFLPLALTGGVAFGLLDPTLGCLAHKCSLSKYSTFGIFLISGLTLHTKELGAALEAWPAGLFGLGSILLFTPFLAQFIVQIQFFPHEFITGLAMFCCMPTTLSSGVTLTQLVGGNSALALAMTVLSNLLGIMFVPVSLAKYIGAGAGVSLPSEKLFKSLVNTLLIPLILGKVARETSKDIAEFVDGNRKSFSVISAVLLSLVPWIQVSRSRSLLLSIQAKAFATTVTIGVLLHLALLAFNATALQVLSCFKQKEESVFARKDYARAVILVASQKTLPVLVAVVEQLGGALGESGLLVIPCVAAHITQIIIDTILVNWWRQRDQQCAIVK, from the exons ATGGTCACCCACCACCCCTCCCTGCTCCGGGCACCCTTCCCCACTGGCCTCCGCCATCGGACCTCCCACGCTTTTCTTCTCACTGCGGCCGCTcactctcctcctccgcctcccctccgCCTGCGGTCtctgcgcgccgccgctggggaGGCCTCACCG GTTGTTGACGATGGAGGCAAACGCGCGACGCCTCCCTCACTGGGAGCCAAGGTGCTCGACTTCGCGCGGAGCAACTTCCTCCCACTGG CTCTAACTGGCGGGGTTGCTTTCGGTCTCCTGGATCCTACCCTTGGGTGCCTTGCTCATAAATGTTCCCTGTCAAAATATAGCACTTTTGGGATATTCCTTATCTCAG GACTGACTCTGCATACCAAGGAGCTTGGTGCAGCATTAGAAGCTTGGCCTGCTGGACTTTTTGGACTA GGCTCGATTTTGCTGTTCACACCCTTTCTTGCACAGTTTATTGTCCAAATTCAGTTCTTCCCTCATGAATTTATCACTG GGTTGGCTATGTTTTGTTGCATGCCGACAACATTATCAAGTGGAGTGACACTAACACAG CTTGTTGGCGGTAATTCTGCACTTGCTCTTGCAATGACAGTCCTATCCAATCTACTGGGCATTATGTTT GTACCTGTTTCTCTTGCAAAGTACattggagctggagctggggTGTCTTTGCCAAGTGAGAAACTGTTCAAAAGTCTGGTCAACACCCTTTTAATCCCCCTTATTTTAGGCAAG GTTGCCCGAGAAACCTCAAAAG ATATTGCTGAATTTGTTGATGGAAATCGGAAGAGCTTTTCAGTTATAAGTGCTGTTCTCCTCAGCCTA GTTCCATGGATACAAGTAAGTAGATCAAGATCGCTGCTCTTGTCCATTCAAGCAAAAGCTTTTGCTACTACAGTGACTATTGGAGT GCTTCTACATCTTGCTCTGTTAGCTTTCAATGCTACAGCACTGCAGGTCTTGTCATGTTTTAAACAGAAAGAAGAATCGGTATTTGCGAGAAAAGACTATGCACGAGCTGTCATTTTAGTGGCCAGTCAG AAAACATTGCCTGTGTTGGTTGCTGTGGTTGAGCAGCTTGGAGGTGCTCTGGGGGAGTCTGGACTTCTGGTCATCCCTTGTGTTGCTGCGCACATTACCCAG ATTATTATTGATACTATCCTAGTAAATTGGTGGCGCCAGAGAGATCAACAATGTGCTATTGTAAAATAA